The nucleotide sequence CTCAGCCACGGAGTCATCTTGATGTCGTCGGGTATGGTCACCGTCTCGTCTCCTCGTCTTCCCCGCGCACCAGGCACGGCTCGTTCTTACCATTTTACTATAGTCCGTCCTCCGTCTTGTGGACAGCCCGTTTCCCGTGGGCTATCATGGGCCTGTCCGGACCCCATCCGCGAGGCGATGGGGCCGGCGGCCTTTGCACGCATCGTTAAAGGAGAGGATAGACCATGAAAATGACGTTTCGGTGGTACGGCGAGGGCAACGACGCCATCCCCCTGCGGCACATCCGTCAGATCCCCGGCTGCACGGGCCTCATGGGGCTGCTGGACCAGTACGCCGCCGGAGAGGTATGGCCGCTCGAGGTCGTCCGGGACTATGTGGACCACGTCCATCGGGCCGGGCTCGAGGTCGAGGTCATCGAGAGCGTGAACGTCCACGAGGACATCAAGCTGGGCCTTCCCGGCCGGGACCGATACATCGAGAACTACAGCAGGACCATCGAGAATCTGGCGCAGTGCGGCGTCAGGGTGATCGTCTACAACTTCATGCCGGTGCTCGACTGGTTGAGGACCGACCTGGCCCGGGAGATCCCCGAGGACGGGTCGAACTCGCTCTACTACGACGAGGAGGAGCTCATGGGCATGACGCCCCTCCAGATCGTGGAGAACACCGCCCGGGGCTCGGGCGGCTTCTCCCTTCCCGGCTGGGAACCGGCCCGTCTGAAGGAGCTGGACCGGGTCCTCGAGCTCTACAAGGACGTGGACCAGGACCAGCTGAGGGCCAACCAGAAGTACTTCCTGGAGGCCGTGATACCGACCTGCGAGCGGTGCGGCGTCCGCCTGGCCATCCACCCGGACGACCCCGCCTGGCCCATCTTCGGGCTGCCGCGCATCGCCCACGACCTGGAGGGCTTCGACAGGATCGCGAAACTCGTGGACAGCCCCGCCAACGCCCTCTGCCTCTGCACGGGCTCCCTGGGCTCGAACCCGGACAACGACGTCCCCGCCATCATCCGCCACTTCGGCTCGATGGGCCGTGTGGCCTGCGTGCACGTGCGCAACGTCAAGCACCTGGGCTACCGGCGGTTCCGGGAGTCGTCCCACCTGTCGAGCGACGGATCGCTGGACATGTACGCGATCGTCGAGGCCATCTACGAGACCTGCCCGGACGTCTACGTCCGTCCGGACCACGGCCGCATGATCTGGGACGAGAAGGGCCGCCCCGGCTACGGGCTGTACGACCGCGCGCTGGGCATCGCCTACCTCAACGGCCTCTGGGAGGCCATCGACAAGGAACGGCGCGGCCGCTAAAAGGGAAAGGGAGAAGCGGGGCGCGGCCGCTGCGCGCAGGGAAAGCGGAATGTCCGGCATGCGCAAGATCATCCACATCGACATGGACGCCTTCTACGCCTCCATAGAGCAGCGGGACGATCCCGCGCTCCGCGGGAGGCCCCTGGCCGTGGGCTATCCCGGGGAACGGGGCGTGGTGGCCGCCGCCAGCTACGAGGCACGGGCGTTCGGGGTCCGCTCGGCCCTGTCCTCTCGGGCCGCCCTGGCCCGATGCCCTCAGCTCGTCTTCGTCCCGGCCCGATTCGACGTCTATGAAGCGATCTCCCTTCAGATACGCCGAATCCTCCTCGACTACACGGACAGGGTGGAGCCCCTCTCCCTGGACGAGGCCTACCTGGACGTGACGGAGAACCGGCCCGGCATCCCCTTCGCCACGCGCATCGCCCGCGAGATCAAGCGGCGTATTCTGAAGGAGACGCATCTGACCGCCTCGGCCGGGGTCTCGGTCAACAAGTTTCTGGCCAAGATCGCCTCGGACTACCGAAAGCCCGACGGCCTCTTCGTGGTCCTGCCCCATCAGGCCGAGACCTTCG is from Fretibacterium sp. OH1220_COT-178 and encodes:
- the uxuA gene encoding mannonate dehydratase; translated protein: MKMTFRWYGEGNDAIPLRHIRQIPGCTGLMGLLDQYAAGEVWPLEVVRDYVDHVHRAGLEVEVIESVNVHEDIKLGLPGRDRYIENYSRTIENLAQCGVRVIVYNFMPVLDWLRTDLAREIPEDGSNSLYYDEEELMGMTPLQIVENTARGSGGFSLPGWEPARLKELDRVLELYKDVDQDQLRANQKYFLEAVIPTCERCGVRLAIHPDDPAWPIFGLPRIAHDLEGFDRIAKLVDSPANALCLCTGSLGSNPDNDVPAIIRHFGSMGRVACVHVRNVKHLGYRRFRESSHLSSDGSLDMYAIVEAIYETCPDVYVRPDHGRMIWDEKGRPGYGLYDRALGIAYLNGLWEAIDKERRGR